The DNA region TGATTTGATGGTTGATGTGTATATCTAATGTTTGTTGAATATAAGTAGATGATTAATGGCTAAAACTAGATGAACAtagagttctttatttttattttttttaagaaaaaaaataaaggggTGAGTTTAATCTTTATCCCTGGTTAATGTTATGCTagagagtttttagggttttttttgtaTGTATATGATTGGAATCTAAGAATTCACTTGTTTATAAATATGTTTTCATGTACaaaattttgattgaaaaaaccCAAAATTACATGATGTTAAGATGATCTAACTTGGAGTCCTTAATTATTCACATTTCTTCTTTATCAAAATGCAACATTTGTACTATGAagtcattttatataaaaatgtttCAAGCAATTCAAATGGGCATTCAGTAACAAAAAACATTTCACCAAGTTAATATATTCTAAGATGAAGAAAATCTGTATGACTTTATGCTTGGCGACATTTCACCAAGTGGTTAAGAGACCGACAGAGAAATGAGATATACATAGAAACATTGAAAGGTACAAATAATTTCTGAGGAAGACACGTGATGTATATAGGTTGTGTGCTAACAGACGAAAAGTAGAAGCGCCAAAATACTTAAAAATCAGTGGTAGATTAGTGAtgtgagacacacaaaacaataaataaaataaaatagaataaaaatttataaaatgatGTAGACACTGACATCACCAAGAAAGGAATGCAGTTTATAAATATCTTCCAAGTGAAATTATTCAGTGGACTAAATCATATCCAGAGAAACAATAATGGCTTCCCAAACACCTCAGCTCCACTTCGTTATCTTCCCATTCATGGCACAAGGCCACATGATTCCCATAATGGACATAGCAAAGTTATTGCTTCAGCGCAATAATGTTATTGTCACGGTAGTCACAACCCCGCAAAACGCAGCAAGATTCACATCAACCGTTGCTCGTTTAATCGATTCTGGTTACCAAATTCGACTAATTCAGCTTCAGTTTCCATATCAAGAGGCAGGTTTGCCAGAAGGGTGTGAGAATCTTGACATGCTTCATTCACTTGGCAATGCCTTGAGTTTGTTCACTGCACTAAGTGTTCTAAGGGAACCTGTGGAAAAACTCTTTGAAGAGTTGTCGCCCCCACCAAGCTGCATAGTCTCTGATATATGTCTCCCGTACACAATCCACATTGCTAAGAAATTCAATGTTCCAAGGATTTCTTTTTCAGGAGTGAGTTGCTACTATCTCGTCTGTAACGATGCTTTGCGCTTCAGTAATGTGACAGAGAGCATAAAGGATGAATCAGAGTACTTCATTATACCGAGTCTACCAGATGAGATTGAAGTCACCAAAGCGCAGGTACTAAGTCTAGCGGACGCGAACTGGAACAAGTTTTATGAAGAGATATACGCGGCCGAAGCAGACAGTTATGGAATAATCATAAATTCCTTCCAAGAGTTGGAGCCTGAGTATGCAAGCATATACAAGAAGCATAGAAAGGATAAAGTGTGGTGCATCGGTCCGGTGTCACTAAGCAACAAGGATCAGTTGGAGAAGGCTCAAAGAGGCAACAAGGTTTCAACTGAAGGGTGGATGCACCAAAAATGGCTTGATTCTCAAAAGCCTAAGAGTGTAATTTATGTATGTCTTGGAAGTTTATGTAATCTAACTGCAACTCAGTTGATTCAGATTGGTTTAGCCTTAGAAGAATCAAAGAGACCTTTCATTTGGGTCATAAGGGAAGGGAGTCAATTAAAAAGGCTAGAAAAGTGGATTAAGGAAGATGGGTTTGAAGAAAGAATCAAAGATGAGAGTCTTATAATTCGAGGTTGGGCTCCTCAGCTACTAATACTATCACATCCTTCTATTGGAGGGTTCTTGACACACTGTGGCTGGAACTCTAACTTAGAAGCTATATGTGCTGGTGTGCCAATGCTGACATGGCCCTTATTTGGCGACCAGTTTCTGAATGAAAAACTAGTTGTCAAAGTACTAAAAGTTGGAGTGATGGTTGGTGCGAAAAGTCCTATGGTGTGGGGGAAAGAAGAGGAGGTTGGTGAATTGGTTAGGAAAGAAGATATTAAAATAGGAATAGAAAAGTTAATGGATGGGAATAATGGTGAAtgtgaagagagaagagaaagggtaagaaagtTAGCGGAAATGGCTAAAATATCTGTAGCAGAAGGTGGATCTTCTCATAGTAACTTGACTATGTTTATCCAAGATATTTTGCATAAAAGTTTGGGGGCTGTATATGATAATCTAGTTGACAAAAACTAATGGCACAATATCTTTTTTGCATATGTATGATTATTTTGTTCCATAGTGCTATTAATATGGAATAAATATCAATATGGAGGCCCAACAAGGAACTTATGTTTATTTGGAAAGCATGCCATAAATTAATACCGTATTAGCAAATCTttgtaagaaaaaaattaataaataatcctGTATGCCCAATT from Arachis hypogaea cultivar Tifrunner chromosome 10, arahy.Tifrunner.gnm2.J5K5, whole genome shotgun sequence includes:
- the LOC112716408 gene encoding UDP-glycosyltransferase 73C6, with the protein product MASQTPQLHFVIFPFMAQGHMIPIMDIAKLLLQRNNVIVTVVTTPQNAARFTSTVARLIDSGYQIRLIQLQFPYQEAGLPEGCENLDMLHSLGNALSLFTALSVLREPVEKLFEELSPPPSCIVSDICLPYTIHIAKKFNVPRISFSGVSCYYLVCNDALRFSNVTESIKDESEYFIIPSLPDEIEVTKAQVLSLADANWNKFYEEIYAAEADSYGIIINSFQELEPEYASIYKKHRKDKVWCIGPVSLSNKDQLEKAQRGNKVSTEGWMHQKWLDSQKPKSVIYVCLGSLCNLTATQLIQIGLALEESKRPFIWVIREGSQLKRLEKWIKEDGFEERIKDESLIIRGWAPQLLILSHPSIGGFLTHCGWNSNLEAICAGVPMLTWPLFGDQFLNEKLVVKVLKVGVMVGAKSPMVWGKEEEVGELVRKEDIKIGIEKLMDGNNGECEERRERVRKLAEMAKISVAEGGSSHSNLTMFIQDILHKSLGAVYDNLVDKN